ATGGCGATTTCAAGGAGTTTGAAAGGCACTCAAGGCTGGGCATGGTGGAGGAGGAGAGCTTCTGCAGAGAGGTCGAACGTCTCCGCAACCTCGGTGCCCCGCGGGTGACACTTAAAACAGGCGCTTATAGACCTGCTGATCTGGCCAGAGCGATCAAATATGCCTCCGAAGCCGGTGTAGATCTTGTCACAATAGATGGAGCTGGCGGTGGAACCGGAATGAGCCCTTGGAGGATGATGAACGAATGGGGCATCCCGACCATATATCTTCAAGCGATGGCCTATGAAATGGCTGAGAAGCTTGAATCTAAAGGGAGATATGTTCCGGATATGGCCATAGCGGGCGGCTTTTCCCTTGAGGATCATATCTTCAAGGCGATCGCTCTAGGGGCACCTTACTTTAAGGCCGTTTGTATGGGACGAGCGATGATGATCCCTGCCATGGTGGGCAGAAACATCGCCCAATGGATAAAAGAGGACAAACTACCTAAAGATATCAAACAGTACGGCGATACGATCGAGCAGATATTCATAGGCGCCTACGAGCTGAGGAAAAAGTACGGTGACAAGTACGATGAGATAACCCCTGGTGCCATCGCCGTATACAACTATTGTCAGAGGTTGGAGATCGGGTTGAAACAGCTTATGGCAGGCGCCAGAAAATTTGCCCTCTGCCATATCAGCCGGAGCGATCTTGTGGCCCTCACAAGGGAAGCGGCTGAGGTTACCGGTATTCCCTATATCATGGAGTCCGATATGGATCTGGTTGAGAAGATACTGGAGAGCTGACAGCTTCTGGAAGTGTTACCTTAATTTCCCGGCAGGATGAACCGTAGTCTCCTCGATGGAAGGAGATGGGGAAATAAGGAGAGGAAGATGAAAGATTTCGGAGAGAGGCTTTCCGCCCTCTATGAGATCAGCAAATCGCTACAAAGCCTCCAGCTTGAGGAAGTTTTGAGACTCGTGTTGGATGGGGTGACGAGTGTAATAGGATTTGACAGGGCGCGGTTGTATTTGATTGATGAGGAGGAGAGGAGCCTCAGGTGCAGGATGGCAATCGGATTGGAACCTGAAAGGGCGAGGAAGATCGTTCTTCCTCTTAGAAGGGGAAGCAGCATCGTGGCTCGTGCCGTATTGGATCAAAAACCCTATGTGGTTAAAGATGCTCTGAGCGATCCCAGGGTTAATTACGATCTGGTCAGAAGGCTTGGGATAAAATCGTTTGTGGCCGTTCCGATGATAGGCAGAAAAAGGGTGGTGGGCGTCGTAAGCGCGGATAACCTCCATTCCGAAAGGGAGATAACGGAGGAGGATTTCAAGCTGCTGGTCACCTTCGTCAACCAGGCGGGCGTCGCGATAGAAAACGCTGAGATGTATGAGGAGCTGAAGGAGCTCAACAGGACGCTCGAAAAACGTATAAACGATGCGATGAAGGAGCTCGAGGAGAACCAGAGACAGCTCATGCAATCCGAAAAACTAGCCGCTCTGGGACAGATAGCGGCCGGGATGGCTCACGAGCTCAGAAATCCCCTTACAAGCATTAAGATCCTCCTATACTCCCTTATAGAGGAGTTCAATATCAGCGAGAAACGACCTGAGGATGTGGAGGTCATAAAGGGCGAGATCGGGAAGATGGAGGAATTGATAAGGAGGTTCCTCGATTTCGCCAGACCCTCCTCGCCCGTCCTGGAAAGAGTAAACGTGAACGAGGTGATCGAAGGTGTGATCTCCCTGTTTGGCTATCAGATGAAGGAGAACGATATCGTCCTGAGGATGAACCTGTCGCCGGACGCGGAGATCATGGCCGACAAGGATCACCTGCGCCAGCTTTTCCTCAACCTCATCCTCAACGCCATACAGGCTATGCCCCAAGGAGGAGAGCTGCGGATTAAAACCAGGATATCGGACGGGGTGTTGATAGCGACCATCAGGGATACAGGGGGAGGGATACCGAAATCTATCATGGATAGGATCTTCGAACCTTTTTTCACGACCAAGGAGGAAGGCATAGGGTTGGGGCTCTCGATAGTTGATCGAATTGTAAAAGAACATAACGGCAGGATAGAGGTCCAAAGCGCTCCTGGAAAGGGAACCGAATTCAAAGTTTATCTGCGGATAGGTGGTGGGGTGGATGGCTAGGATATTGATAGTGGATGATGATGCCAGCGTGAGGTACTCGCTGAAAAGGCTCTTCTCAACGAAGGGGGATCATGATGTGGAGACGGCCAGATCCGCGGAGGAGTGTCTCACGAAACTGGAGGAGTTCGGCCCCGATGTGGTGATAATGGACATCAGGATGCCGGGGATGACGGGGCTTGAGGCGCTTTCCAGGATCAAAGAGATCGATCCTAAGCTCCCCGTCATCATCGCCACCGCCTACGGCACAACCGACACGGCGATCGAGGCGGTTAAACGGGGCGCCTACGATTATATACTTAAACCCTTCGACGTCTCTTCGCTTCAGACCCTCGTGGATAAGGCGGTGGAGGCCAGCAGGATGATGCACAGCTATGTTGGACTCCAGGGCGAGAGGTTTGAGGCGGGTGAGGTGCTGATCGGGAACTCTCCCTCGATGCAGGAGGTCTACAAGCTCATAGGACAGGTGGCACCGACCGACGCGACCGTACTCATCCGGGGGGAAAGCGGCACCGGAAAAGAGCTGGTCGCCCGGGCCATATACACCCACAGTAACCGTGCCGATAAACCCTTCCTCCCCGTCAACTGCGCCGCCATACCCGATGATCTTCTGGAGAGCGAGCTCTTCGGCCATGAGAGGGGAGCTTTCACCAGCGCCTATACCCGTAAGATCGGCAAGTTCGAACAATGTGACGGTGGAACCATATTCCTCGACGAGATAGGGGATATGTCGCTTAAAACCCAGGCGAAGATCCTCAGGGTTATACAGGACGGCGAGATGCAGAGGCTAGGAGGAAACGAGAGGATCAAGGTGGACGTCAGAATTATAGCGGCGACCAACAAAAATCTGAAACATCTCATAGCTCAGGGACGATTCCGTGAGGATCTGTACTACAGGCTGAACGTAGTGACGATAAGGATTCCACCGCTGCGGGAGCGAAAGGAGGATATACCGCTCCTGGCGCGGTACTTCCTCGAAAAGGATGCAAAGCAGATGGGAAAACCGATAATGAGTATATCCGAGGAGGCGATGGAGAAGTTGATGGCACACGACTGGCCCGGAAACGTCAGGGAGCTTGAAAACGTCATAAAAAGGGCTGTGGTGATCTCGAGAGAACCTATCATAACAGCGGAGGATGTGATCATAGAGCCGATACCCATCAAAAGGAGCCTGTCCGACGAGGAGATGGACGCGCTTCTGGACGAGGTGTTTGAAAGGGCGATCGATCTGGAGGGAGAGGAGAGCCTGATGGGATGGCTGGAACGGGAGATGATCGTCAGGGCGCTTCAGAGGACAGGGGGAAATCAGTCCAAAGCTGCTAAGCTCTTGGGCATGAACCGCAACACCCTCCGCAGCAAGATGAAATCATATGGCATATCGATCTCCTTCACGCCCGCCCTTCCTGACGATTCGGTCAGGTGATCCTCATGACTATCAAGGTCAGATCGTCCTGTTGTGGCATTCCCTCCGAAAACCGTTTCACCTCATCGTAAATCCTCTGTAGCAGTTGCATCGCCGAAAGCCTCTCCCCATCTATGATAATCTGCTTGAGCCTCTCCTCGCCGAACATCTCGCCGGAGGAATTGGATGCCTCCGTTATCCCGTCCGTATACATCACCATGACGTCGCCCTTGTATAGCTTAACCCTGTCCTCCTCATACTCCATGTTTTCGAACATTCCGACCAGCGTTCCCCCGACCTCCAGAAACCTCATCTCCCCGGTGCGGTAGTTATATAGAATGGGCGGGTTATGAGCGCCGTTCACATAATCCATCGTCAGGTCCTGAACGTCCAGGACTCCGTAGAACAGAGTGAGGAATTTCTCGGGGGAGGTATCGCGGTAGAGGGTGTTGTTAACCCTGAAGAAGATCTCCGATAGCGAGTGTGATCCCTCCTCAGCCTGGGTTCTAAGGGCCATTCTGGCGGTGGCCATCAGCAGGGCGGCGGAGACGTCTTTCCCCGACACATCGCCGATGGCGATACCTATTCTTCCGTCTGACAGAGGGATGAAGTCGTAATAATCGCCCCCCACCTGCGTGGAGGGTTCGCTTTTGGCCGCTATCTCGACGCCGGGTATCCTGGGTGGCTCCTCCGGCCAGAACCTCTCCTGGATCTTTCGAGCAAAGAGCAACTCGTGTTCAAGCCTCTGTTTCTCCAGAACTGCCTGGTGCAATCTCGCCCTTTCGATCACTATGGCGGCCTGATGGGCGAGGGTTTCCAGAAGGCTTATGTCGTCCTCGCTGTAGCACAATCCGTCGTTTCGGTTGATGACCTCGACCACGCCGATCACCTCGTCCCTCAGCTTGATCGGGGTGCAGAGGATGGATTTGGTTTTGAAACCGGTGATCTCATCCAGGTCGGGATAGAATCTGGAGTCCTTCTCCACGTCGGAGACGAGAAGGGATCTTCCGTTTTGAGCCACCCATCCGGCTATTCCCTCTCCCTTGGGCACTCTCACACCGATGAGCTTATCTTTAATGGGGCCGGTTGCCACCTTGACGATCAGATCACCTGTGGATTCATCGCTCATCATGAGCGATCCCGCCTCTGCCTGCATCACTATCTGAGCCGATTCCATCACCGCTGCCAGCAGCTCATCCATATCGAAGGTGGAATTTAAGAGCGGCATCACCTCGATTATCATACCGAGCTTATAGCTTCTCTCGACCAGCCTTGTGAGGTTTTCCTCAAGCTCTGTCGTCCATTTTTCAAGGCGTTTCAGCCGTTTTTTTAGCTCCTGTACGTCTTCCTCCTTTATATCCTCCACGGCTCACCTCTTATCCGATATATCTGAGTTAATCTTATAGAAGATCACCCTTGCATCCGTTCCGCCCATCGGATTTGATGAAAAGCAGAAATAATCGGAGAGCATCTCCACGATGTAAATCCCATGTCCCCTCTCGCTGTACGGTGAGGCCTGCTTCCGTCTTATACGCGGAAGGCTTTTCAGAAATTGATGTGAACTCTCTCCTCTACCTTCATCTCTGACTAGAATATCTAAGGCTGAATCTCTAATGGAGATGATGACCCAGACCGGCGAGTTGAGATCAGAACCATGCTCCATAGCATTATTGCAAAGTTCATCTACCACCAGCTCGATATCTTCGATCTTTGGCGATTGAAATCCTATTCTTCGTGCCAGGCTTTTGATGAAGGCTCTAAGGGCACAGATGAAGGCGACATTATTAGGCAGTTTGATCTCTATCTGTCCCTCCTTGACCATAGACATCCCCGCCTATATGTCGGCGGCCGGCGAGACGCCGACCGCCTATCGATAATGGGGTATTTTTGATGGCGGGAAGATCAGAAGCTATTGACAGCGGATTCCTCGGAATCGAAGATCTCCAGTACCTTAGAGGCACCCAGGAGATCGAAGGTTTTACGGATCTTATCCTTCAGTCCGCACACCTTCAGATCTCCTCCTTTCCTCCTCGCCTGTTTAGCGATACCAACCAACATCCCGACCGCCGTGCTGTTTACGTAATTCACCTTGCTGAGATCTACCACCAGTTTATAGTTTTTGGAGCCTATCAGGTCTTTAAGCTCCTTCTCAAGGTCGGCGGCCCCGTAGTTGTCGAGATCCTGGGTGACTTTGATCACTTGAACGCCGGATCTCTCTTGGATTGTGATTCCCTGAGCAGGAATTGGCTCCACCTCCCTTCAGCCTACAGGGTAGCGCAGAGTAACCTGCGGGTGTTAAAAACACCTTTAGCCGTAGCTCGCTATCGCTTCCTCCTCCTTATCGAAGATTTGCAGGATC
The sequence above is a segment of the Candidatus Poribacteria bacterium genome. Coding sequences within it:
- a CDS encoding GAF domain-containing protein, coding for MKDFGERLSALYEISKSLQSLQLEEVLRLVLDGVTSVIGFDRARLYLIDEEERSLRCRMAIGLEPERARKIVLPLRRGSSIVARAVLDQKPYVVKDALSDPRVNYDLVRRLGIKSFVAVPMIGRKRVVGVVSADNLHSEREITEEDFKLLVTFVNQAGVAIENAEMYEELKELNRTLEKRINDAMKELEENQRQLMQSEKLAALGQIAAGMAHELRNPLTSIKILLYSLIEEFNISEKRPEDVEVIKGEIGKMEELIRRFLDFARPSSPVLERVNVNEVIEGVISLFGYQMKENDIVLRMNLSPDAEIMADKDHLRQLFLNLILNAIQAMPQGGELRIKTRISDGVLIATIRDTGGGIPKSIMDRIFEPFFTTKEEGIGLGLSIVDRIVKEHNGRIEVQSAPGKGTEFKVYLRIGGGVDG
- a CDS encoding SpoIIE family protein phosphatase is translated as MEDIKEEDVQELKKRLKRLEKWTTELEENLTRLVERSYKLGMIIEVMPLLNSTFDMDELLAAVMESAQIVMQAEAGSLMMSDESTGDLIVKVATGPIKDKLIGVRVPKGEGIAGWVAQNGRSLLVSDVEKDSRFYPDLDEITGFKTKSILCTPIKLRDEVIGVVEVINRNDGLCYSEDDISLLETLAHQAAIVIERARLHQAVLEKQRLEHELLFARKIQERFWPEEPPRIPGVEIAAKSEPSTQVGGDYYDFIPLSDGRIGIAIGDVSGKDVSAALLMATARMALRTQAEEGSHSLSEIFFRVNNTLYRDTSPEKFLTLFYGVLDVQDLTMDYVNGAHNPPILYNYRTGEMRFLEVGGTLVGMFENMEYEEDRVKLYKGDVMVMYTDGITEASNSSGEMFGEERLKQIIIDGERLSAMQLLQRIYDEVKRFSEGMPQQDDLTLIVMRIT
- a CDS encoding FMN-binding glutamate synthase family protein codes for the protein MSFSRPNASAATGTRNRAWDYAPYSGICSVCLDGCPGLCEVGRSAIRGREVIYPQPFGKVTAGAVKDYPVDYSHLNIQGTCVGAVGIEADPDKAIFPAVSVETEICSKNKVKMRLPVFTGALGSTEIARTNWVDMAIGAAISGISIVIGENVCGMDPNAEIKNGRVVKSPELERRINTYKEWQEDYGMITVQANVEDTRLGVPELAIELGADAIELKWGQGAKDIGGEVKLNTLERALQLKSRGYIVVPDPEDPAVQRAFKNGDFKEFERHSRLGMVEEESFCREVERLRNLGAPRVTLKTGAYRPADLARAIKYASEAGVDLVTIDGAGGGTGMSPWRMMNEWGIPTIYLQAMAYEMAEKLESKGRYVPDMAIAGGFSLEDHIFKAIALGAPYFKAVCMGRAMMIPAMVGRNIAQWIKEDKLPKDIKQYGDTIEQIFIGAYELRKKYGDKYDEITPGAIAVYNYCQRLEIGLKQLMAGARKFALCHISRSDLVALTREAAEVTGIPYIMESDMDLVEKILES
- a CDS encoding STAS domain-containing protein, producing MIKVTQDLDNYGAADLEKELKDLIGSKNYKLVVDLSKVNYVNSTAVGMLVGIAKQARRKGGDLKVCGLKDKIRKTFDLLGASKVLEIFDSEESAVNSF
- a CDS encoding sigma-54-dependent Fis family transcriptional regulator codes for the protein MARILIVDDDASVRYSLKRLFSTKGDHDVETARSAEECLTKLEEFGPDVVIMDIRMPGMTGLEALSRIKEIDPKLPVIIATAYGTTDTAIEAVKRGAYDYILKPFDVSSLQTLVDKAVEASRMMHSYVGLQGERFEAGEVLIGNSPSMQEVYKLIGQVAPTDATVLIRGESGTGKELVARAIYTHSNRADKPFLPVNCAAIPDDLLESELFGHERGAFTSAYTRKIGKFEQCDGGTIFLDEIGDMSLKTQAKILRVIQDGEMQRLGGNERIKVDVRIIAATNKNLKHLIAQGRFREDLYYRLNVVTIRIPPLRERKEDIPLLARYFLEKDAKQMGKPIMSISEEAMEKLMAHDWPGNVRELENVIKRAVVISREPIITAEDVIIEPIPIKRSLSDEEMDALLDEVFERAIDLEGEESLMGWLEREMIVRALQRTGGNQSKAAKLLGMNRNTLRSKMKSYGISISFTPALPDDSVR
- a CDS encoding ATP-binding protein, whose translation is MVKEGQIEIKLPNNVAFICALRAFIKSLARRIGFQSPKIEDIELVVDELCNNAMEHGSDLNSPVWVIISIRDSALDILVRDEGRGESSHQFLKSLPRIRRKQASPYSERGHGIYIVEMLSDYFCFSSNPMGGTDARVIFYKINSDISDKR